Genomic DNA from Shewanella woodyi ATCC 51908:
GGCTGGCATATAAAGTTGAAAAGGGGCCGCGATGCTCTTTTTCTGTATCAGTTGATAACCAAACACAGAACCATAAATCAATTGGACAATAAAAAGGAGGCCTAAGCCCCCTCTTAACGTATCACACTATTTTACGCTTCCACGCCCTTCGGGTTTGCACCGTATTCATTCTCACCAATACTGTCTTGTACGTAAAAGACAATTAGAACGATAGCCCCAATTAGCGGAATAAGGCCCAGTAACTGCCACCAGCCAGAACGACCCGTATCATGTAAGCGACGAGCTGCAATTGCGATTGTAGGTAAAAGTAGTCCTAAGCTCAAAATGGCAGTAAATATCATAGTCCCTAAGAGAGAATCGACAAAAGCAGCCAAAACATAAAAGATCAAATAAAACAGCGTATACATCCAAAACTCTTTACGGCGAGCTCGACCTGTAAAATCAGCATACTTTTTTAACCCGCCTACAAAATATTCCATATTATTCCCTTGTTATTACATCCAATGTTACTCATTGCATTTGCGTGAGCAGTTTTGAGACGTTGATCTTAATTGTTTTCTGCCGGAGTGAAAACCTTCTAAGGCAATATTTACTGGATCTATTGTAAATTCCCCCATAACTAAGATAGCAGCATCAAATCATCAACTTACAATTGTAAATTTTCAATAGATCAATAACCTCCACAAAAGAACGTAACCAACTGATAATATGAATATAAATATAGTCACCACTTTCCATGATCACTGCTTTATTGGTTAATCCACCACCTACAACATATGATAACAATTCTCATTAAGATTTAATTTAATTATGATATCGCCGTGTTTAACACACTTAATATAATCAAAAAGGATTTCAAAATGAAAATCTCAATCAATCGTCTAAAGACGATAAGCGCAGTGGGTTTACTCGGTTTTAGTGCACTTTGTTCTTTATCGTTCAGTGCAGCAGCCAACGCGAGTGAATGTGAATTAGCAATCAGCGCCAATGACGCGATGCAATTTAACACCAAAGAGCTAAGTGTTCCGGCAAGCTGTAAAGAGGTCACCTTAACCTTAACGCACGCAGGACAACTGCCTGCTACAGCTATGGGCCATAACTGGGTGCTAACTAAGGTTGCCGATATGTCAGCCGTAGCCAATGAAGGGATGGGAGCAGGTGCCGCCCTTAGCTATGTAAAAGACGGAGATAAGCGTGTTATTGCCCATACCGATATTGTCGGTGGTGGTGCTTCAACCAGCATTACGTTCAGCACAGAGGGTATGTCTCCTTCAGAGTCATATAAGTTCTTCTGCTCTTTCCCTGGGCACTGGGCAATCATGCAGGGTGACTTTATCATCAAAGCATAAGGTATAGACTATAAGCTGTAAGTACCATTTAGCTTATAACTTACAGCTTATTACCATTTCATAAGTAAACTTATAGCTCTACTTATTCTTATACACTTTACCGCCTTTCATCACAAAGTCGACATCCAATAGAGCCTCAATATCCTCAAGAGGGCTCGTATCGGTTGCAATGATATCAGCAAACTTGCCAACCTCCAGAGTCCCTAGTTCATCCGACATATCGATAAGATCGGCGCCATTGACTGTCGCTGACTTTAAGATGTCTGAACTCGACATCCCAGCTTGATGCATCAACACCGCTTCGCGAGCATTGGTACCATGTTGGGACACCCCGCTATCAGTTCCATAGGCTATCTTCACACCTGCCTGATGCACGGCGATAAAGTTTGCCGTCATATCAGCACCAACTCGTTCCGCTTTAGCCTTAATGTCCTCAGACATAAAATCGGATGTCTTAGCCATCCCGACCACAGTATCGCCCGCAAGCAGCGTCGGAACCAGATACGCCCCATTTTTCTTCAGCAGTTTAATACTCTCCTTGTCCGCATAACTGCCGTGCTCGATACTATCAACACCTGCGCGCAGAGCGGCATTAATCCCCTGAGTCGCATGGGCATGGCTCGCGACCTTACGCCCAAGCCCATGAGCAGTATCAACAATCTCTTTAAGCTCATCATCGGCCATCTGCTGACCTGTGCCTGTATTGGTATCAGACAGCACACCTCCCGTAGAGGTTATCTTAATCACATCGGCGCCAAACTTAATTGCACGTCTTGTAGCACTTCGACAATCATAAGGTCCGTCACAAATCGTTTTAGAGGTGTACTTCTCAAGTAGGTCTGGACTCATACCATCCACATCTCCATGCCCTCCAGTCACTGAAACGCCACCAGAGGCGATAATACGAGGCCCATCAACCCAGCCCCTCTCAATTCCATCTCTTAGAGCATAAATCTGTTCCGGCTTAGCCCCTAAATCGCGAACCGTAGTGAAACCCGCTATTAAGGTTTTTTTAGCAAAATAGGCGCTGCGAATCGCCACTTCAGCATCTGACATGCGTAGCTTCTCACTATCATTCTTAGGACTAAGCTCCCCTTGAAGATGAACATGCATGTCCATCAATCCAGGCATAACAAAATGCTCCTTAAGATCGATAACCTGAACATTATCACTAAAAGTTTTAGCAGCTAAATATCCCGGCTTAACATCCTTAATTGTCCCGTTTTCAATAACTAATGTCTGCTGCTTAAGCGGTTTATTACCTGGAGTCACTAGTAGTTCACCAGCATGTATCACAGTGATATTTGCTGCCATCGCGGGGGTAGCTAAAGCCAGTGTCGTTAATCCTGCTAACAGTAAAGAAGTTCTGCTCAATGGGGTAAGTTTTGCGGCTCTATTGTTATTGTTTTTCATAATCTATCCCGAAGTGGTCACGCCTTATGTTTTGTGAAGGTTGTGAAAGCAATTAGGCTTAAACTGCCAAAGCTAAGGTTAAATAACAAGCTTTAACCGTTTCAATGATTTGAGTTAAGAGATTTAACCCTAGAGCTAAAAGCTAAGTATTCACAATAGAACTGATAAGGAAAAGATTAAGCGTTAACGTCAAGCTGTTTGATGCGACGATAGAGAGTATGACGAGAGATCCCCAATTGCAATGCCGCTTTATTCCGATTGCCTTGATGTGCTAGCAAGACAGAACGAATATGCTCCGCCTCAGCCCTCTCAAGATGCTCTTTTAGTGATGAACCACTACCACTGGGCGTGCTGAACTGAATGTCCTTGGCATAGATAATATCTCCATCGACTAAGATAGCGGCTTGGGTGATCACATTGTGCAGCTCGCGGACATTTCCAGGCCAATAATGCAGACAAAGTTGTCGCTCAGCATCGGATGAGAGGCGCTTAGCAACATGATGATTTGATTCAAACTCCAGTAAAAAACGGCGAGCAAGTGGCAAAATATCATCTTGCCTCGCAGCCAACGGTGGTACCTCCAACGTAATAACATTGAGCCGATAGTAGAGATCTAACCTAAAGTGCCCCTCCTGCACAAGTTCAAACAGGTTTCTATGGCTAGCAGCTAAGATACGGGTATCAATGGGACGCAGTACACTGCTGCCTACTCGTTTTATATGCCGAGTTTCAAGGACCTGTAAGAAGTTACCCTGTAACTCCATTGGTAGATCGCCTATCTCATCAAGTAATAGCGTTCCCCCATTAGCCTGTTCAAAGGCACCAATATGTTGCTGATCCGCACCAGTAAACGCCCCTTTTTCATGACCAAAAAGCTCATCTTGAGCTAATGTCGCTTGTATTCCGGCACAATTTAAGCTGACAAAAGGTCCTGTATGACGAGCAGAGTTCTTGTGAATATAGCGCGCTAAGTACTCTTTGCCACTGCCGGACGGCCCCTGGAGCAGTAAAGTCACATCGGTTTTGGCCACTTTACAGGCCAGTTCATATAATAGATTAAGGGATTTCGTTGGCCCCTCAGTATGCACCTCAGGCTCAGATGTATTGAGCTGCTGCATACCGATGCAGTGGCCTATCATGGCGGAAAGAATATCGATATCCACGGGTCTGTGGTGATAGTCATAAACATTGCTCAAAGAGAGACGCTTAGCTATCTGCTTTAGCTCCTCCTGGGCTGTAATAACTATCCATTGGCAATGTTTCTCCTTCTCCAGTACAGCCCTAGATCGTTCCAAGGAGGCGAGATCAATAAAAGCCAATCCGACCGAAGCCGCACTGCTTTTCTTAAAAATGCTGGTCTGAAACTGCCAACCGATACTCGCTAAGCCCTCAATAAGCTGCTTATCTATATCGGTTTGTAACGACTCAGGCCACAGCATCACTGAACGATTTACAAGAGGAGTCGTCATGGCTGCTACCTTTTTTACTAATTAGTGTAGCAGCCGTGAAACAGTCTTGCTTTTTTAGCCAAGCTTTAATCGAATCATTAAAGACTCAAAAATTAAGTAATAAAAGAAGCCATCACTAGATTGTTGATAGCCTTAATTTTTTAAATGAATGTGCTATGTTATTAACCAATATCGACTCACCTAACTTACTTTTATCTGGAAGGGCTTACCATGCACAGCTTGTGGCAAAATGAGATAGCAGAACAACTCAATACCCCGTTAGCACTTAGGGTTTATACCTCTCGCCTTCTCGGACA
This window encodes:
- a CDS encoding DUF805 domain-containing protein encodes the protein MEYFVGGLKKYADFTGRARRKEFWMYTLFYLIFYVLAAFVDSLLGTMIFTAILSLGLLLPTIAIAARRLHDTGRSGWWQLLGLIPLIGAIVLIVFYVQDSIGENEYGANPKGVEA
- the azu gene encoding azurin; translation: MKISINRLKTISAVGLLGFSALCSLSFSAAANASECELAISANDAMQFNTKELSVPASCKEVTLTLTHAGQLPATAMGHNWVLTKVADMSAVANEGMGAGAALSYVKDGDKRVIAHTDIVGGGASTSITFSTEGMSPSESYKFFCSFPGHWAIMQGDFIIKA
- a CDS encoding metal-dependent hydrolase family protein encodes the protein MAANITVIHAGELLVTPGNKPLKQQTLVIENGTIKDVKPGYLAAKTFSDNVQVIDLKEHFVMPGLMDMHVHLQGELSPKNDSEKLRMSDAEVAIRSAYFAKKTLIAGFTTVRDLGAKPEQIYALRDGIERGWVDGPRIIASGGVSVTGGHGDVDGMSPDLLEKYTSKTICDGPYDCRSATRRAIKFGADVIKITSTGGVLSDTNTGTGQQMADDELKEIVDTAHGLGRKVASHAHATQGINAALRAGVDSIEHGSYADKESIKLLKKNGAYLVPTLLAGDTVVGMAKTSDFMSEDIKAKAERVGADMTANFIAVHQAGVKIAYGTDSGVSQHGTNAREAVLMHQAGMSSSDILKSATVNGADLIDMSDELGTLEVGKFADIIATDTSPLEDIEALLDVDFVMKGGKVYKNK
- a CDS encoding sigma-54-dependent transcriptional regulator, whose product is MTTPLVNRSVMLWPESLQTDIDKQLIEGLASIGWQFQTSIFKKSSAASVGLAFIDLASLERSRAVLEKEKHCQWIVITAQEELKQIAKRLSLSNVYDYHHRPVDIDILSAMIGHCIGMQQLNTSEPEVHTEGPTKSLNLLYELACKVAKTDVTLLLQGPSGSGKEYLARYIHKNSARHTGPFVSLNCAGIQATLAQDELFGHEKGAFTGADQQHIGAFEQANGGTLLLDEIGDLPMELQGNFLQVLETRHIKRVGSSVLRPIDTRILAASHRNLFELVQEGHFRLDLYYRLNVITLEVPPLAARQDDILPLARRFLLEFESNHHVAKRLSSDAERQLCLHYWPGNVRELHNVITQAAILVDGDIIYAKDIQFSTPSGSGSSLKEHLERAEAEHIRSVLLAHQGNRNKAALQLGISRHTLYRRIKQLDVNA